In Candidatus Defluviibacterium haderslevense, the following are encoded in one genomic region:
- a CDS encoding caspase family protein: MKYFLVCCFLYVTSISTIAQNTRGVAPEGGKPTTVGNTWAVIVGISDYQNPNIPDLSYSDKDALAFAQYLKSPAGGKIPDDHITCLINEKATAGQFASSLDWLMEKTKEGDQVIIFFAGHGDVERKTLTQPGFLLCWDAPSKVYMGGGTFGLVYLQEIISTLSLQTKAKVWVITDACRSGKLAGSEIGGTQATASNLAKQFANEVKLMSCQPDELSLEGPNWGGGRGLFSYYLIQGLTGLADLNNDGKVTLFEIEKFLSDKVPEAALPRSQIPMAIGAKSVSLSNVDATSLSALQKSDSNDDKLSVASKVDPTSANDINKVPPIANAKLDQFNKAIESGRLLYPEDNSAWSLYQQLKDDKSLANEWAAMKSKLAAAFQDEAQQAINDYLKADPKELKKRWNFDDRYEKFPVYLNKAAELLGESHFLYKDINARAHYFSGLNLRLAGERKKDTLLYKKAFIEQFKVIALDSNAAYAYNELGLLERRTKNYAKSIVYFNKAHLCSPKWVFPIANLAAIYYDLDSTSKAIEYGIEAIRIDPESPLAHLNLAAAYELNKEYSKAKVEYAKTIQLDPSEKDSRINLCFMYYLEKDYSEAEKIIKEYKLLYPNDVTKYINAALCIHLAQGEETKAFELLESEIKKGFRDFKLIEEEPELKPFISNSKYIALKSKYLN, translated from the coding sequence ATGAAATATTTTTTAGTTTGCTGTTTTTTATATGTAACCAGTATATCCACTATTGCGCAGAATACGAGAGGAGTAGCTCCTGAAGGAGGTAAACCGACAACAGTTGGTAATACCTGGGCTGTCATTGTGGGTATCTCAGATTACCAAAATCCCAATATACCGGACTTGTCGTATTCAGATAAAGATGCACTAGCTTTTGCTCAATATTTAAAAAGTCCTGCTGGCGGTAAAATACCGGATGATCACATCACTTGTTTGATTAACGAAAAGGCAACAGCAGGCCAGTTTGCTTCGAGTTTAGATTGGCTCATGGAGAAGACGAAGGAAGGAGATCAAGTGATTATTTTCTTTGCCGGACACGGTGATGTAGAAAGAAAAACCTTAACACAGCCAGGGTTTTTGTTGTGCTGGGATGCTCCTTCAAAAGTTTATATGGGTGGAGGTACTTTTGGTTTAGTTTATCTTCAAGAAATTATTTCGACATTGTCTCTACAAACTAAAGCCAAAGTATGGGTTATTACAGATGCATGTAGATCTGGAAAACTGGCAGGAAGTGAAATAGGTGGAACCCAGGCAACAGCTTCAAATCTCGCCAAACAATTTGCTAATGAAGTGAAATTAATGTCATGTCAACCAGACGAACTTTCATTGGAAGGACCAAATTGGGGTGGGGGTAGAGGACTTTTTTCTTATTATTTAATTCAGGGATTGACCGGATTGGCAGATCTGAATAATGATGGTAAAGTGACGCTTTTTGAAATAGAAAAATTTCTCAGTGACAAAGTTCCGGAAGCTGCTTTGCCCAGGAGTCAAATCCCAATGGCCATAGGTGCAAAAAGTGTTTCTTTGAGTAATGTGGATGCAACAAGTTTATCTGCATTACAAAAAAGTGATTCAAATGATGATAAATTATCAGTAGCTTCAAAAGTTGATCCTACCAGTGCTAATGATATAAATAAAGTGCCACCCATAGCTAATGCTAAATTGGATCAATTTAATAAAGCGATAGAAAGTGGACGATTATTATACCCCGAAGATAATTCAGCCTGGAGTCTGTATCAACAACTTAAAGATGATAAATCATTAGCGAATGAGTGGGCAGCTATGAAAAGCAAGTTAGCTGCAGCATTTCAAGATGAAGCCCAACAAGCTATAAATGATTATTTGAAAGCAGATCCTAAAGAATTAAAAAAACGTTGGAATTTCGATGATCGATATGAAAAATTTCCAGTTTATTTGAACAAAGCTGCTGAATTATTAGGTGAATCCCATTTTTTATATAAGGACATCAATGCGAGAGCGCATTATTTTTCAGGATTAAACTTGCGATTGGCAGGTGAGCGCAAAAAAGATACTTTGTTATATAAAAAAGCATTCATAGAACAATTTAAAGTTATAGCACTAGATTCTAATGCTGCTTATGCATATAATGAACTTGGACTATTGGAACGAAGAACAAAAAATTATGCCAAGTCCATAGTGTATTTTAATAAAGCTCATTTATGTTCGCCTAAATGGGTTTTTCCAATTGCTAATCTTGCTGCCATTTATTATGATTTAGATTCGACATCTAAAGCCATTGAATATGGAATAGAAGCGATAAGAATTGATCCTGAATCTCCATTGGCTCATCTCAATCTAGCAGCAGCTTATGAATTGAATAAAGAGTACAGCAAAGCGAAAGTAGAATATGCTAAAACGATTCAACTAGATCCATCTGAAAAGGATTCAAGAATCAACCTTTGCTTTATGTATTATTTAGAAAAAGATTATAGTGAAGCTGAAAAAATCATCAAAGAATATAAATTGCTTTATCCCAATGATGTAACTAAGTACATCAATGCTGCATTGTGTATTCATTTGGCTCAAGGTGAGGAGACCAAAGCTTTCGAACTTTTGGAATCAGAAATAAAAAAAGGTTTTAGAGATTTTAAATTAATCGAAGAAGAACCAGAATTAAAGCCTTTCATTTCAAATTCGAAATATATTGCATTAAAAAGTAAGTATTTGAATTAG
- a CDS encoding DUF928 domain-containing protein, with amino-acid sequence MKKLVLLFIFLIQFFANVLAQEKAIIVVSVSGSVSYLSDVININQVTPGVVLTLDGKVTLANDAKAMIYYNAEFISLKSGVNILKDVCNVQEGRRNFNIDGKIGERLQDAIDLANLAGNRDANWTTINNFKKSGFGDKGAKDGFGEKGAKDGFGDKGAKDGFGDKGAKDGFGDKGAKDGFGDKGAKDGFGDKGAKDGFGDKGAKDGFGDKGAKDGFGDKGAKDGFGDKGAKDGFGEKGAKDGFGDKGAKDGFGDKGAKDGFGEKGAKDGFGDKGAKDGFGEKGAKDGFGDKGAKDGFGDKGAKDGFGDKGAKDGFGDKGAKDGFGDKGAKDGFGDKGAKVGFGEKGAKDGFGDKGAKDGFGDKGAKDGFGEKGAKDGFGDKGAKDGFGDKGAKDGFGEKGAKDGFGDKGAKDGFGDKGAKDGFGDKGAKDGFGDKGAKDGFGDKGAKDGFGDKGAKDGFGDKGAKDGFGDKGAKDGFGEKGAKDGFGDKGAKDGFGDKGAKDGFGDKGAKDGFGDKGAKDGFGDKGAKDGFGDKGAKDGFGDKGAKDGFGDKGAKDGFGDKGAKDGFGDKGAKDGFGDKGAKDGWGGVGKHIHLILPAGKLELKATQFSWSRPANTTSYQLVIKNSSGKNIYSIQVSDTFVDVDLKKIKLKYDEEYQWVVSSVQTPTIGSSTNSIVIEKMEPSNTPETKLSKSKIYNQADATTQLLMKAIILENDEWYYEAALIYKVLKNKEPNNQLVKMMHAAFWYRGDIYEMADAAVMP; translated from the coding sequence AGTGGATCTGTTAGTTATTTATCAGATGTTATTAATATAAATCAAGTTACACCGGGCGTCGTTTTGACTTTAGATGGTAAGGTAACATTAGCGAATGACGCAAAAGCCATGATTTACTACAATGCTGAATTTATTTCATTAAAAAGTGGAGTTAATATCCTTAAAGATGTTTGCAATGTTCAAGAGGGAAGGAGGAATTTTAACATAGATGGTAAAATTGGTGAGCGATTGCAAGATGCCATTGATTTAGCTAATTTAGCTGGTAACAGAGATGCTAATTGGACAACTATTAATAATTTTAAAAAGAGTGGTTTTGGAGACAAGGGCGCTAAGGATGGCTTTGGGGAAAAAGGAGCTAAAGATGGATTTGGAGACAAAGGAGCTAAAGATGGCTTTGGAGATAAGGGAGCTAAGGATGGATTTGGGGACAAAGGAGCTAAAGATGGCTTTGGAGACAAGGGCGCTAAGGATGGCTTTGGTGACAAAGGAGCTAAAGATGGCTTTGGTGACAAAGGAGCTAAAGATGGCTTTGGAGATAAAGGAGCTAAAGATGGCTTTGGAGACAAGGGTGCTAAGGATGGATTTGGGGACAAAGGCGCTAAAGATGGTTTTGGAGAAAAGGGTGCTAAGGATGGTTTTGGAGACAAAGGAGCTAAGGATGGTTTCGGGGACAAAGGCGCTAAGGATGGTTTTGGAGAAAAGGGTGCTAAAGATGGTTTCGGTGACAAGGGAGCCAAGGATGGGTTTGGAGAAAAGGGTGCTAAGGATGGTTTTGGAGACAAAGGAGCTAAGGATGGTTTCGGGGACAAAGGAGCTAAGGATGGTTTTGGGGATAAAGGAGCTAAAGATGGTTTCGGGGACAAAGGAGCTAAGGATGGTTTTGGGGATAAAGGAGCTAAAGATGGTTTCGGTGACAAGGGAGCCAAGGTTGGGTTTGGAGAAAAGGGTGCTAAGGATGGCTTTGGAGACAAAGGAGCTAAAGATGGTTTCGGTGACAAGGGAGCCAAGGATGGGTTTGGAGAAAAGGGTGCTAAGGATGGCTTTGGAGACAAAGGAGCTAAGGATGGCTTTGGAGACAAAGGTGCTAAAGATGGATTCGGCGAAAAGGGCGCTAAAGATGGTTTTGGAGACAAAGGAGCTAAGGATGGCTTTGGAGATAAAGGAGCTAAAGATGGCTTTGGAGACAAAGGAGCTAAAGATGGCTTTGGAGACAAAGGAGCTAAAGATGGATTTGGAGACAAGGGCGCCAAGGATGGATTTGGGGACAAAGGAGCTAAGGATGGTTTTGGGGATAAAGGAGCTAAAGATGGTTTCGGTGATAAGGGAGCCAAGGATGGGTTTGGAGAAAAGGGTGCTAAGGATGGCTTTGGAGACAAAGGAGCTAAGGATGGCTTTGGAGACAAAGGAGCTAAAGATGGATTTGGAGACAAGGGCGCCAAGGATGGTTTTGGTGACAAAGGAGCTAAGGATGGATTTGGGGACAAGGGCGCTAAAGATGGCTTTGGAGACAAAGGAGCTAAAGATGGATTTGGAGATAAAGGAGCTAAAGATGGGTTTGGAGACAAGGGCGCCAAAGATGGATTTGGAGACAAAGGAGCTAAGGATGGATTTGGGGACAAAGGAGCTAAGGATGGTTTTGGAGATAAAGGAGCTAAAGATGGTTGGGGTGGAGTTGGCAAACACATACATTTGATTCTCCCAGCCGGAAAATTAGAATTAAAGGCAACTCAATTTTCATGGTCAAGACCAGCTAATACAACTTCTTATCAATTGGTAATAAAAAATTCAAGTGGCAAGAATATTTATTCCATACAAGTAAGTGATACTTTTGTGGATGTCGATCTAAAAAAAATCAAATTGAAATATGATGAGGAATATCAATGGGTAGTTAGCTCAGTTCAAACTCCTACAATTGGTTCCTCTACAAATTCAATTGTAATAGAAAAGATGGAACCATCAAATACACCTGAAACCAAATTAAGTAAATCAAAAATTTATAATCAGGCAGATGCAACAACTCAATTATTGATGAAAGCAATAATCCTTGAAAATGATGAATGGTATTATGAGGCTGCTTTGATTTATAAGGTCTTAAAAAATAAGGAACCAAACAATCAATTGGTTAAAATGATGCATGCTGCTTTTTGGTATCGTGGTGATATTTATGAGATGGCCGATGCGGCGGTGATGCCCTAA